A genomic segment from Nonomuraea helvata encodes:
- a CDS encoding shikimate kinase, with product MSKNKPVVVVGLMGSGKSTVGRLIAEVLGLPFSDSDPFLKARYGGTAAQIAARDSAETLHRYEADHVLHELAGEPEVIAAAASTVEDPRVREAMKEAFVLWVDADDEVLTQRMKSSDHRPAFGPAAMRARREPYFREVADLRCDVGSMRPEEVRDAALRAMGLPVPGSR from the coding sequence ATGTCGAAAAACAAACCAGTCGTAGTGGTCGGGCTGATGGGCTCGGGCAAGTCGACGGTCGGCCGCTTGATCGCGGAGGTCCTGGGCCTGCCGTTCAGTGACAGCGATCCGTTCCTCAAGGCGCGGTACGGCGGCACCGCCGCGCAGATCGCCGCCCGCGACAGCGCGGAGACGCTGCACCGGTACGAGGCCGACCACGTGCTGCACGAACTGGCCGGGGAGCCCGAGGTCATCGCGGCGGCCGCCAGCACGGTCGAGGACCCGCGGGTGCGCGAGGCGATGAAGGAGGCTTTCGTGCTCTGGGTGGACGCCGACGACGAGGTGCTGACCCAGCGGATGAAGTCGAGCGACCACCGCCCCGCCTTCGGACCCGCCGCCATGCGGGCCCGCCGGGAGCCGTACTTCCGCGAGGTGGCGGACCTGAGGTGCGACGTCGGCAGCATGCGCCCCGAGGAGGTCCGGGACGCCGCACTGCGGGCCATGGGTCTGCCGGTCCCCGGCTCCCGCTGA